In a single window of the Thunnus albacares chromosome 1, fThuAlb1.1, whole genome shotgun sequence genome:
- the plekhf1 gene encoding pleckstrin homology domain-containing family F member 1 yields the protein MMGRLTHTQRNRKRIHAVENSFGPLSKPLAQMDRVLIGEGRLMKQSRRGPQPKVFYLFNDVLVYGSIILHGHWHKKQQIIPLEDIQLEDLEDSMQMKNQWLIRTPRKSFYVAAASHEEKLAWIEHIEDCQSKLLQSGICRSSSTFAMTWIPDEASAICMRCSDKFTFTQRRHHCRKCGFVVCGACSKKRAVIEHIHPTKQLRVCNMCHSSLQTAEKKVQKIIRLRGNSTGKISSDGYEVEVFSEEETEEQMEDHNTNRWTDCKMYTLCPFNYLKPGHVRPQI from the exons ATGATGGGCCGTCTAACACATACTCAGAGGAACCGTAAACGGATCCACGCTGTGGAGAACTCATTTGGGCCGTTGAGCAAGCCCCTGGCCCAGATGGATCGGGTTCTGATTGGAGAGGGCCGGCTGATGAAGCAGAGCCGACGGGGGCCACAGCCGAAGGTATTCTACCTTTTCAACGATGTGCTGGTGTATGGCAGCATCATTCTGCATGGCCACTGGCACAAAAAACAGCAGATCATCCCTCTAG aGGACATCCAGCTGGAAGACTTGGAGGACAGCATGCAAATGAAGAACCAGTGGCTGATCCGTACACCACGCAAGTCCTTCTATGTGGCAGCCGCTTCTCATGAGGAGAAGCTGGCCTGGATTGAACACATAGAGGACTGCCAGTCCAAACTGCTACAGAGCGGCATTTGCAGGTCCAGTTCTACCTTTGCCATGACCTGGATTCCGGACGAGGCCTCCGCCATCTGCATGCGCTGCTCTGACAAGTTCACCTTTACCCAGCGTCGACACCACTGCAGAAAATGTGGCTTTGTGGTGTGCGGTGCGTGTTCCAAAAAGCGAGCGGTGATTGAACACATTCACCCGACAAAGCAATTACGAGTATGCAACATGTGTCACTCAAGTCTCCAGACGGCAGAGAAAAAGGTCCAAAAGATCATTCGCTTGAGGGGGAACAGCACAGGGAAGATAAGCTCAGATGGATATGAGGTGGAGGTTTTCAgtgaggaggagacagaggaacAGATGGAGGACCACAATACCAACAGGTGGACGGACTGTAAGATGTACACCTTGTGCCCCTTTAATTACCTCAAACCAGGGCATGTGAGGCCCCAAATATAA
- the pop4 gene encoding ribonuclease P protein subunit p29, with the protein MDEALVRAKIPGDLVKVLGVESQTSSKAEAFTQAFLKNSIQQHTRHDLKTMLSHKAVILGYARPKKEKKRNSKKAKGLNARQKRAMKIFHIKPEHQKYELFLPLHDLWRQYIIDLCSGLKPTCSPQFVQQKLLKADFHGAIITVVRSKCPSYVGTTGILVQEFKHVFKIITKEDKLKVIPKRNSVFAVEINGFVSHIYGSKFEQRASERSAKKFKVRGTIDL; encoded by the exons ATGGACG AAGCGCTTGTTCGAGCCAAGATTCCTGGTGACCTGGTGAAGGTTCTCGGTGTTGAG TCTCAGACCAGCTCTAAAGCAGAGGCCTTCACCCAGGCTTTCCTGAAGAACAGCATCCAGCAGCACACACGCCATGACCTGAAGACCATGCTGAGTCACAAGGCTGTGATCCTGGGCTACGCCAGGCccaagaaggagaagaagaggaacagcAAGAAAGCCAAAGGACTGAACGCTCGGCAAAAGAGAGCGATGAAGATCTTCCACATCAAGCCTGAACACCAGAA ATACGAGCTTTTCCTGCCTCTGCATGACCTCTGGAGACAGTACATCATTGACCTGTGCAGTGGATTGAAACCAACATG CAGTCCACAGTTTGTGCAGCAGAAGCTTTTGAAAGCAGACTTCCATGGTGCCATCATCACAG TGGTTCGGTCCAAATGCCCGTCATATGTGGGGACGACAGGGATTCTAGTCCAAGAGTTCAAACATGTCTTCAAAATCATCACCAAAGAGGACAAACTGAAAG TGATCCCCAAGAGGAACAGTGTGTTTGCAGTGGAGATCAACGGCTTTGTCTCTCACATCTACGGGAGCAAGTTCGAGCAGCGAGCCAGTGAACGCTCAGCCAAGAAGTTCAAAGTCAGAGGAACCATTGACTTGTGA